GCTCCTATGCAGAAAGGTCTAAATCTGATTCCAAAGTGTTCTGGGCTCTAGATGAGTGGCTGTGTTGAGAGCAGGTCCAGCTCAGTAGCCCAGACTAGAAAGTAGTTCCCAGTTGAAATATATACTGTCCCACCAGGGCTCCTCCAGCTTAGGGTAGAAAGGGAGCAGCCATGACCCCAAATCTTTTGAGCTCAGAGGCAAAGGCAGTGGGCACCACCACTTCTGCAGACTCCCAAGCCTTCTTCACACAGTGgcaaatttttatatactttaaaaattcaaactatgtctgaatacaaatataaataaagctaaGAGCGTTTgccatttttttggttttccttcagATAACTCCAGATGCTACTTCAGGACAGGAAGATTAGAAGAAAGCTTTGTCATAAAAAGAGCTATCAGAAGGTAGCAAACCCATCTTTGCTTCAAGAGTCTTATAAGTATCTCCACTCTAGTTGTTTTACTTTTGCCCAGGACATTTTTTAGGAAGTACAACTGAAAAATTgcaatgaggggaggggcaaaagcaCATTATCAGTTTACAAGAAGCTATTGGAATTATAAAGCTATTAGAACACAGTGTATCTTATGAAACAATACCTTCTCGGGCCTTCCATTGAGTCCACCTGATGGTAACTGTCGTTCACAAAGCCACCAACCGAGTAAATCAGAATTTACTTGATGCAACTGGCTAGTAATAGCCAGAAATCCTGTGCAACAATAGATCTAAAATTACAGACATAAAGTATATGTgtataataatttttcaattgTAACATAGTGATAAAAACTACTcaattaaaatgccattttatgtCTAAAAATCTGCTGTTAACAAGTCAGAATTGCAAACATAACTATCTGAACAAATCCAAACATACTAATTCTAGGATCCAAATCTGCAATGAAATTCTACTGGCAACATTTCCTCATGGCTAAAagcaaagttttttaaaaaggtttttggggcacctgggtggctcagtcggtaaatgtctgcctgcctttagctcgggtcatgatcctagagtcctgggatcaagccccaggtcaggctccccctgctcctgctctgtcaaataaataaaatcttaaaaaaaagttttttttttttttttttaaagtaatctctccacACCCTACATGGAGCCTTGAATTTGCAACTCAAGATCAAgggtctcatgctctactgacagtgCCAGCCAGGTGGCTcttaaagcaaattttattttaccttttacatatacaatatataatagtACAAATACTATTTATCTCTCTAGCATAAGCAAATAAGTGTTCAGGATAGGTAGGGAACTGAATGTTCCATCTACTTAGTTAAAAACTAATGGTCCTCTATGGTAGAGACCTTTGATAATCTTCAAGCAAGTGCCAATAGAGGAaacttaattttgttaaaataaaaaaataaaaaaaaaaaaaaacctaatggaAAATAGgaacatctggatggctcagttggagcacagaacttgatcccagagttgttgagtttgagccctatgtcggatgtacagattacttaaataaataaaacttggggGGCGGGGCAAGGGAGTgactaatggaaaataaaaacatctctcttttttaaagattttatttattcatgagaaacacagagagagaagagagagccagatagatacacaggcagagggagaagcaggctccacgcagggagcccaatgtaggactcgatccgggaccctgggattatgtggagccaaaggcaggtgctcaacagctgaATCACCTGGACATCCCAAAAATGTTATCTTTAATGGTAACAAATCTACTTAGGTTTGCCTGGGCCAAAAGCTTCCACCAACAggtaatgtatataaaacaagCTACTGTAAAAATGCCTTCCTTTATCTGCATTTAAGCAATTCTTACATAACATCTcatgttacattaattttaattaacttcatTCATATATAAAAGACACCCAAACTGCTTTTAATGTTATTTTCCCAGTTTACCACACTACTTATCCCTTCAAAACTGACATATTTTAATCTGCATTAATAAATTACCTGCCCAGCATGGGATTCAGAACCTGGCCTGCAACCAAATCCACCATCAAAGTTCATACACGATAAAACAAATTCAATTGCCTTTTCCACATTAATAGCGTCTAGCTTCCCctacaaacagaaaaaataagccTATTGAATTCCAAAATAATCACGGGTACTTTAATTATTCCAATACAATATTCAAAACTTACCAACAGAGCCAAGGTTGCCACCGCACAAAAAGAGAATCTTGTATCTATTTctcctaaaagaaaaaggaatcaaatgAAAACTAAGTGCTCCCAGAGGTATCTGATCCTAGTACATAATGCCAGTTAACTAAAAACAAACTGTACAACTACCATGGTTAAACTTCCAAGAGTTCAAGCttaacatttacttttaaatcGCCAGGAGGAAAGCTAAATCACAAGTAAATGACTTCTAAGAAAATCAAGAACTAGAAAATTGTCAAAAATACAGCAAATTATCTTAAGTTGCTTAGAGCatcaaaaagggaaaataacagaGAACCAAAAGGACTATTCAATTTCTAAGAGGACAATAAACTTACCCTATTACATAAAAGTAGATTTTCACATCCCATGAAGCAGCTGGTCTCTCCGGCCTGCACTGTATTCAGCCCTAAAGCAGAGATTATCTACATTTATCAAGTATAGTACtattccctccctccactcaaaTATCTAGTAAGTTTGTAAAGTTTTTTGAGTACTTCTCCCTTGTCAGTAAATagtttgtgtaaaaaaaaaaaaaaagaaaagaaaaaaaaaaactttacaaagcCACcaaatattgggggaaaaaatttcaCCTACCTCATCTCTTAGACTGGCCCCCTCTGTTCCAGTTCTCCTGTATGCTGATATAACTAGCACAGTGCATGCTGGAACTTCCAGCAGACCATTTAACTTCAGTAAGACCAGCTGCTTAGTGGGACCTGAAAagatcaaaaacttaaaaatctccTTATAATTATTAGCAAAGCCTCctaaaaacttccaacaaaccTTATCACTACAATAAACACCAAAACAGAGATTCTAATATTGGTATTCTGGGTAGCATGGATTAGATGGACATTACCCCATATATCTCCAGCAAAAGAACCATCTTCTTTCTGTAGACTCTGAACATATTCCACAACTTTATTTACATCAATAACATTAATACTATCATACAGAGTAAgaatctgtaataaaaaaaataagtaaatacgtCAACACTGCTAAGTTTGTTCTGATTTTCTTCAACTACCTTTTCAATCTTCAAGCATAACTTTGTTCATACATACTATGAACTTTTTAGAAACGTGCAGACTTTCTACTTTGCCACAGTATCAACCCAAACCAGTAACataaatcatttatttcctaCATATAAATTGTAACTTAGCATTgcaaaacttttatatttttactaactTACACGTACTGAAGTAGACTTTAAAACCataattctggggcagcccgggtggctcagcggtttagcgctgccttcaacccaagggcctaatcctagagacccgggatggagtctcccGTCagtctccctacatggagcctgcttgtgtctctgcctgtctctcatgaataaataaagtcttaaaaaaaaaaaaaaattcttaaaagaaacaaacatacacaATTCTGGATATTCactattatcaaaattaaaacatttaactCCACTTGgtgattttcaaattatttatatatactgaaaataaacattttaccaTTCAAGGTCTCAGTGTAATCTTACAATTGACATCAACTTTGGATTCAGCTAATACATGCCATCACATCATTGACCTTGTAGAATACAGGCTTTGTTTGAGAAGATTAGGTAAACTTTTTGACATTAATTTTGTCACGTTACTAATACCCAATTCAATTTCTCCATTCTCAGGTAAAAGAATACAGCAAGACTGCTAAATCTTAGGAAGTATTTACCTGGACAGCACTTAGAGTGTACAAAAGATGGGGGTCATGTCCAATACTAGCACTTATTCCACCACACTCATGTTGACATGACTTAATGAAGGTCAGAATTTCTTCTCTATTCATCCGATGTAGTTGTCCCATCAGATCCATCACAGTCAGACCCCAATAGATCCCACTCATTCTCAAATATTCAGACATACAGTATTCCTGAAATACACAATTACTTCTATGTGCCAGTTTGAATCGATGCAGGGTCAAagtgataaaatacataaaactagcCACACTTACTGTTTAATTCAATTGATCCTAacatcagtatttattttaaatttgtggcTCTCAAATTTGGGGGAATGGGGAGTAGTATCAGAGATGCAGATAATAAACACATCTGTCAATGACCAGACAAATAGGACTTTAATTCCTAAGAGCCAATCAGAagtagaagtaaaaaatataccAACTTTTCTCAAGTTTGGGAGAAAGTATTTTCCTTCAGAGTATCCACATATTATTAGACATCCATCCTACTAATACATGGACTATGGACACAGCCTCATCTACTACCTATTAGTAATGATACAACCTCTTGAAAACCAAAATGGCCATGGTATGCAGAAGTCAGGCATAAAAACTGATACAGAGaatagtccagaaataaatttttgctaGTCCCATGTTCCGGTTTTCAATCAGGTGAATAGTCTCAATAGTTTGCTGTGAACCCATATTCTGGGTTTAGGCAATCAGCTGGTGAGCACTAGATAAAAAAGGCAGGGATAAGTCAAGACCTAACCCTTTAACTAAACAtccagggaaaaaataaacatggtcCTAACAACTCCATCAAGGTTATGGAAATTCAACAAGTCACAAATTCATCAATACCAGAGGTTTCCCAACATGGTAAATTAACCCAGTTGTTTAGACACTACAAGGAAAAATACTGACTTCCAGcttcattactttttttctaagaatgtCCCAGAGAAGAAGTTTGAACTGAGGGTAAAACTTTTTCAAGGTCTCAGCGTAATTCTAGAGCTTGTGTTATCACACATCAGCCATTTAGTCAGGTAATACATGCCAACACATCACTGACCTTGCAAGTAATACCTCAGCTACAAAAGTACAGGCCTCTTCTGTAGCTCAAACCTCTTTTAAGAATCTGGGTAGATGGGGAATCTATTCTGTCTTGCAAAGCCTCTAAGATCCATGGCTAATTCTGATAAACCCTCAACCTCAGGTGGCCAAAGCTACACGCACTGCACTTCAAGGATCTTCAGTCCTTGGCAAGCAAgagttagcatttaaaaaaaaaaaaaaaaccacacacacatggactgtagggcagcctgggtagctcagcggtttagtgctgccttcggcccagggtctgatcctggagacccgggatcgagtctcacgttgggctccccgcatggagcctgcttctctgcctctctcatgaatagataaagaaaatcttaaaaaaaaaaaaaaaaaaaaaaaaatgggccacACATACAGACCTACTTAATGTTTGTGCACTCACTTCTTCAAAATAAACATTCAACATGAACTCATACGTACATAATCATCTTTCTTGGAGCCATAGGACGCGATATAATCCGCATGCTTCTCTAACAGCAGTGTGTCAGGTGCATCTGACTTGATGATAACATCCTTCTGCGGTGTGCCCTTTCCAAATAAAAAGCAGGGACTtaataactttttctcttttaatgccTGACCCCAGTGCACATACCCAATATACATCAGAACTTTTTTCACTCGGATCCCATCTTGCCACACGCCAACTTTCTGTTTGAAAAGCCGCCACCTCATCTGCCTCGAAGCAACCTGAGCCCTGAGGCTCCTGCAAAGATTCGGGTATTTCTCAGGTCTCAGAGTAATTCTAGAGCTGAAGGAGTAATCACCAACTGCAGATTCAGAATACATGCCAGCTCATCATCGACCCAAGACCATTTTCACCCTCCTCTGcggctgcttctctctcacttAAGAGTCCTAGTAAAATCAACAAACACCAAAAAGGACCTCCGAGCTTCCCAGTTGAGGACGACCTAAAAGCTTGCACGCCGCACAAAGTGGCAACCCTACAATCAGATCGTGGCCAGCCCAGGATTTACAGTCCAGTTCTCTGGGGACCGTTCTAGGGATCCTCGCCTATTCGGTTCATGCTCATGCTCCTCGGGCCTCCTCGCCCCCAGCTTTTAGTCTTCATTTCTTCGTGTGCAACAAGCCTTCCGGAAACCAGGCTGCTGCTCTGTGGTCGCCTGCTCACTTCTCATCCTAGCTCCTTGTGATCGAGGCAGCAGTTCACTCCCTGCAAGTGCATCATGACCACCACCGAGAAAAGAGAATCTGGTGGATTGCCATCGGATCCCGTTTAAAATGTACTGCatggggacgcccgggtggctccgcggttgagcacctgccttcgacccaggtcgtgacccctggggtcctgggatcgagttccacgttgggctccctgcgtggggcctgcttctccctctgcctgtgtgtctgtgtgtgtgtctcatgaataaaaaaataataataaaatttaaaaataataaataagataaaatttaccGCATCTTC
This DNA window, taken from Canis lupus familiaris isolate Mischka breed German Shepherd chromosome 6, alternate assembly UU_Cfam_GSD_1.0, whole genome shotgun sequence, encodes the following:
- the RABGGTB gene encoding geranylgeranyl transferase type-2 subunit beta isoform X1 — encoded protein: MGTPQKDVIIKSDAPDTLLLEKHADYIASYGSKKDDYEYCMSEYLRMSGIYWGLTVMDLMGQLHRMNREEILTFIKSCQHECGGISASIGHDPHLLYTLSAVQILTLYDSINVIDVNKVVEYVQSLQKEDGSFAGDIWGEIDTRFSFCAVATLALLGKLDAINVEKAIEFVLSCMNFDGGFGCRPGSESHAGQIYCCTGFLAITSQLHQVNSDLLGWWLCERQLPSGGLNGRPEKLPDVCYSWWVLASLKIIGRLHWIDREKLRSFILACQDEETGGFADRPGDMVDPFHTLFGIAGLSLLGEEQIKPVSPVFCMPEEVLRRVNVQPELVS
- the RABGGTB gene encoding geranylgeranyl transferase type-2 subunit beta isoform X2 → MSEYLRMSGIYWGLTVMDLMGQLHRMNREEILTFIKSCQHECGGISASIGHDPHLLYTLSAVQILTLYDSINVIDVNKVVEYVQSLQKEDGSFAGDIWGEIDTRFSFCAVATLALLGKLDAINVEKAIEFVLSCMNFDGGFGCRPGSESHAGQIYCCTGFLAITSQLHQVNSDLLGWWLCERQLPSGGLNGRPEKLPDVCYSWWVLASLKIIGRLHWIDREKLRSFILACQDEETGGFADRPGDMVDPFHTLFGIAGLSLLGEEQIKPVSPVFCMPEEVLRRVNVQPELVS